In the Octopus sinensis linkage group LG17, ASM634580v1, whole genome shotgun sequence genome, one interval contains:
- the LOC118766703 gene encoding uncharacterized protein LOC118766703 has product MSELLHKLSTIFVLWLSLVQYGGDATMVAPTGCPLKFIFNMTMDDTDFYGSSSGNLTNCMKVCQMENTCLSFKADLLFENCYFSTSPATSSRLIPANDSMVATVEGIRDPFSYYLVYYMNGDFPRHCNFRSFAGRSFYYRTFKGSGFSAYFVFGFNPYIPLKPLRETTSPSRMRCASICQREQICVAFAYSNNSQKLCDLYTFNY; this is encoded by the exons ATGTCCGAACTTTTGCATAAGTTGTCAACCATTTTTG TGCTATGGCTATCTCTCGTTCAATACGGTGGAG ATGCAACAATGGTAGCACCGACAGGATGTCCCCTAAAATTCATCTTCAACATGACTATGGACGACACCGATTTTTATGGTAGTTCATCTGGAAATTTAACAAACTGTATGAAAGTGTGTCAAATGGAAAACACTTGCCTGTCGTTTAAGGCAGATTTGTTGTTCGAAAATTGTTACTTTTCGACAAGTCCTGCAACCAGTTCCAGACTTATTCCTGCCAATGATTCTATGGTTGCAACAGTTGAAGGAATTAGGG ATCCTTTCTCTTATTACCTTGTTTACTATATGAACGGGGATTTTCCACGCCATTGTAATTTCCGCTCGTTTGCCGGACGATCATTTTACTACC GAACATTTAAGGGTTCGGGTTTTAGTGCTTACTTTGTATTTGGTTTCAACCCTTATATCCCGCTGAAGCCACTTCGTGAAACCACAAGTCCATCAAGAATGAGGTGTGCCTCAATTTGTCAGCGCGAGCAGATATGTGTTGCTTTTGCCTACTCAAATAACTCTCAAAAGCTTTGTGATCTCTACACATTCAATTATTGA